The nucleotide window CGACCGCCAGGCCGATCCGGCTCGGTTCAGGGGCGGGGCGGTCGGCCGTGTGCACCTGCAGCCAGGGCAGCCCGGCGCCGAAACTCATGCGCACGCCGGTGCCGATCGGGCTGGTCACGACCACGCTGGCCGTGCCATCCGCGTCGCGTGCGATCGACGTGAAGGCATGGTCGATGAAGGTGTCACCGATCACCCTGGCGGTGCGGAAGTCGAACTCCGGGTTGGTCTCAACGTGGGCGACGGCGACAGGGCTGAGCCGGTCCGGCGTCACCGTGAGGTACGCGGCGGCGGGGAACTCGAGGGTCCAGTCGTCCACGGCGCCTGGACCGGCCACGAGATACGGGTGCGGGCCGGTGCCGTACGGGGCCGTGCTCGCGCCGAGGTTCTCGGCGGTCACGGTGGTGGTGAGGCCATCGGCACCGAGCCGGTACGCCGCCAGCAGGGCGACCCGGTGTGGATAGCCGTCGCTGGGCACGATCGTGGTGCGCAGGGTCACGGAGTCGGTCGAGCGCGCCTCGAGCGTCCAATCGGCCCAGCAGACGAGGCCGTGCAGTGCGTGTGAGCGGCTGGGCTCGGTGAGCGGCAGCTGATAGTCGACGCCGTCGAAGGAATATGTGCCGTCGACCACCCGGTTCGGCCAGGGCGCCAGCACGGCACCGCGGTAGCCGGGGCGCACCTCGTTCGCGTCGAACGGCACGACGAGGTCGCGGCCGTACCAGGTGAACTCGCGCAGGCTCGCGCCGACGCTCGCGATCGTGGCCGCGTACCCGCCGGCAGTGATCGTGTACTGCAGGCCGGAGAGCGGCAGCACCGAGACATCCGAGCTGGTGGCGGCGGGGACGGCGACGGCGGCGTCAGTCATGGGACAGTACTCGTTTCAGGTAGGCGTTCTCGAAGAGCCCGTCGGGGTCGACCCGGCTGACATGCGCCGCGAAATCGTCGAGGCGGGGATAGGCGCGGCGGAGCCCCGCCGGGGACATCGTGGCGACCTTGCCCCAGTGCGGGCGGGGCGCGAAGGGTTCGAGGGTGTGCTCGATCAGCGGCAGCACGGTGAGAATCTCGGTCGGCAGGGGTTTCCAGGTGAAATGGATGGCGAGCGAGTCGCGGGCGTAGCTCGGGCTGAGCCAGGCGGTGTCGGCGGCCACGCTGCGGAGCTCGGAGATGTGCAGCAGCGGCGCGATCCGGTCGCCGATCAGACGCAGGGCCATGATCGCGGCGACGGCGTGTTCGGCGGGGATCAGGTATTCGGACTGGATTTCCTCACCATGGCTGGGCTGGAACTCACTCCTGAAGTGCGACAGCCGCTCGTTCCACGGCCCGGGCTCACGCAG belongs to Cryobacterium sp. SO2 and includes:
- a CDS encoding aldose 1-epimerase family protein, whose protein sequence is MTDAAVAVPAATSSDVSVLPLSGLQYTITAGGYAATIASVGASLREFTWYGRDLVVPFDANEVRPGYRGAVLAPWPNRVVDGTYSFDGVDYQLPLTEPSRSHALHGLVCWADWTLEARSTDSVTLRTTIVPSDGYPHRVALLAAYRLGADGLTTTVTAENLGASTAPYGTGPHPYLVAGPGAVDDWTLEFPAAAYLTVTPDRLSPVAVAHVETNPEFDFRTARVIGDTFIDHAFTSIARDADGTASVVVTSPIGTGVRMSFGAGLPWLQVHTADRPAPEPSRIGLAVEPMTCPPDAFSTAEDLVRLSPGATHSAAWTIAATEADPA